The proteins below come from a single Demetria terragena DSM 11295 genomic window:
- a CDS encoding general stress protein, which translates to MSNSAMTPRAGQGALTLDYPMSLGVYDDYVHAQQAVDYLSDHEFPVENCLIVGTDLKQVERVMGRLTWRRVLAGGALSGLWLGLFVGLIFTLFGSEDAVSTLFSTMLLGVVFGIGWAAVGYAVSRGQRDFTSVSRVVATRYEVLVEHKFAERGRDLLAQMAGGPRLTN; encoded by the coding sequence ATGTCCAACTCAGCCATGACCCCCCGCGCCGGTCAGGGCGCGCTCACCCTCGACTACCCCATGTCTCTGGGGGTCTACGACGACTACGTCCACGCCCAGCAGGCCGTTGACTACCTCTCCGACCACGAGTTCCCCGTGGAGAACTGCCTGATTGTTGGCACCGACCTCAAGCAGGTCGAACGTGTCATGGGCCGACTGACGTGGCGGCGGGTGTTGGCCGGGGGAGCGCTATCCGGGCTCTGGCTCGGCTTGTTCGTCGGCCTGATCTTCACGTTGTTCGGGAGCGAGGACGCCGTGTCCACGTTGTTCTCCACCATGTTGCTCGGCGTGGTGTTCGGCATCGGCTGGGCCGCGGTGGGTTACGCCGTCAGCCGGGGGCAGCGCGACTTCACGTCCGTCTCTCGCGTGGTCGCTACGAGGTATGAGGTCCTCGTCGAGCACAAGTTCGCCGAGCGCGGTCGTGACCTCCTGGCTCAGATGGCCGGCGGACCACGCCTGACCAACTGA